A segment of the Emys orbicularis isolate rEmyOrb1 chromosome 24, rEmyOrb1.hap1, whole genome shotgun sequence genome:
tttagacagTAGGGTCCTTGGGACTGTCTCGTGTCTATACAGCACCTAGGACACAGAGATCCTGATCTGGTTTGGGACCTCTGGGTAATACTGTAATTTAATATTTAAGAGCACTGGCCCTTCCCTTTGCATTGAAAAACCGAAGGGGGCATCCCAGCCATCTGACAGGCCACACGCTCCCTTTCCCACCAGCTCCCAGAATCAGCCACATCCCTGCTGGTGCGGTGAAGGGAAGATGCTACTCAGCAATAGCAGCTTCGCCCCACACAGCGAACTGGACAGGGGCAAGCACCTCCTACCGAAGGGAGCAGGGATTGTTCATGGTCCCTCACCtcaacccccctcccaccctggagcccaagCGAGTCCCTTCACCAGAGATCTGCCCACCTGCCAGGCTAGGGGAAAGCCCAGCCCCCGAAGAGAACAGACTGCTGGGAAGCAGAGCATGAGATTCGCAGTCTCCTTGACCAGTGCTCTGACCCcagcaaagggccagattctcctgttCGCCACCAGATGGGAAGAAAGTGGGTGTCCGACCACCAGGGGGAATCAGAGGCTGGCAAAACAGGACTTCCCTTGCCTCCCAGCAGCCTAGAGGTGGGATGGGAAACTAGCCGAAGTGGATCTGCAGCAGACCACCAGTGCTCAGGACCTACTGCAGAATCCCCCATCACTTTCCTTGCAGACTGTGGGACTATGGGGCAGTAGGGGGTTCTCCCAAGCCTGGATCTCCCAGGGGAACCACTCTAGGTTGTCTGCCCATCCTTCCTGGGGGCACCTGCTTCCCAACTTGCTGGTCTTGGGTAAGTGTGGGCACTTGATTTTGTCCTTGAGCAGTCATGGTTGCCGGTGCTGCCTCCCTTGCCACCTTGCTGTAGCAGCCAGGCCTTCTCCTGACACCGTAAGGTAGCTCAGCTGGCCACAGCAGCATGCAAGATTTGGGGGCCCTTACAGATCCCAGACAAGGAGAGTTTGATCAGTCACTATTGGGATGCAACTTCCCCTTGTTTACAGCATGATGGGGCAAGGGGAACAGACTGTTTAAAGCCAGCAAAGCACAACCCAATGTTCTAGAACAACCCTGCCCCTgttatgggggagggaggaagatggAAATCCATCTGgtaaggtcttttccatctcattTTAGGATGCTAAACTTCCTTTGCACCCAGGGCTGGAGTACAATTCCTCAGACAGGGTTATTGGAAACCAAGGGTCCTTGCAAACCAAGACTACTAAGGCATGAGAGTGGTCTAGGCACCATGTTTGGCCAGTGTCCCTTTAAGCAAGTTGGCCATGGCAAAATGCTTCTGCAGGAATTGTGCCGTGGGGCAAGTGTGGATGTTACAGAAAAACCAATCAAGCAGGACTGGAAAGAAATTTGGAATTTCTTCTGCCTCCCCACCAAATCAACCTGATCCCCTTCTATAAACCTGAAAGTCAGCCTCTTCCTATGGAATTTAAGGGCATCTGCCCTATGGAGCTGATAATGTAGCACAAGCCCTCCAGATTTTAACTAGGTCTTCCATTCCAGCAAAGAGATAAATGAAGGCTCCATATTACTGTTATTTCAAGAGTAAAAAGCATATTATTTCTAAGCCTGAGGTGATCGTTCTACATCATGAAGGAGCAATAGAGAGCATGCGCCTACATTATTAGCTATGAAAGGTAACCAGAGACAAAGTAATCATTGGCTTCCCAGAGAGATCCTGGCACTCACAAGAAAAGCTGGCCATAAACTGTGCTTCTAGATTGAGGAGTCCTGGAGTGAAAACCTTGCTCTGGGCAAGAGCGTGGACGATACACTCCCATGTGTCTCACCCAGTGCTGATTTCCCCAAGGAGCAGTGAACACACCATCCATTGCAAtaggtttttaaaaactgaagtctttattaaaagttttatccaaattttgtaacaaaaaaaaagatacaaaagGGGTGAAGATCCTTATTTCTGGGACTAATCTGACCAATCGAAACCTGACAGTTACTAGGCGAATATAAAATCCATACAATCTGCTGAAAAAATgcagggaaaaaattaaaaatatcaactgctgctgtgaattttttttttaaattcctttagcATTTATAAGTTACTCAGTTTGCATTTTACAGGAGAAGTTTATCTTTGAATGGTTATAGCTACTGTACAATGCAAGAGACAAGGGCAAGGCTAGAAATCCAGATGTGCTGCAGTACCCAATGCACCTTTGCAAAAATTGCCTTTTATAGGAGGGGTGAGAGATTTTTCTCTTCTTGCTGCAAGAGGAATACGTGCAACTGCTGGGTGCTGACATTTGCCCGCAGTGGCTGAGGGAGAACCCTGTTAAGTGCCAATGCATCTGCATTAGTATAAAGCCTCAGGGAACACCCCCACAAACCTGGTTAAAAGGTAgttgctctcccccactctcaccaACCTATCTGAGCAGAGATCACTAGGCACTCAATACTGAAGGGTTGGTTAATGCCCCCTTGATGCCATGGAGCCAAAGCTCTCCTTAGAAACTAACAGATGTATCATGTGAACACAGGTCAGAAATCCCATGTGGCACTTGGCAGGATTCCACCTCCGTTCTAAAAAAATGCCTCAAACAGGTCAGAGAAGCAGTGGCTCCACTCCTACGGGCTGGGGTGAAAGGGAAGAGAGACAGCTGTCACAGCACATAGTGCATAAATGGGAAAGAGCTGGACTTCTCGTCACTCTGAAAAGGAAAAGGAGAGGTGTACGTGCACCAGGCTAGCAACTGAGGCCACTGTTGAGAGCTGTTACTGGCTAGCCAGAAGGACCCTGAGAATATTTAGGCTAACCCGGTCTCCCGGTGAATGCCGAGTTAGGTGTATCACAGTAATAATGGTTAGTGTGTGTTCTGTacagtgaaaaatgcagtttggtaGCAGTGCAGTATCCCCTTGCCTGATGTTTCCTATTCTTCTTTCAAGGTGTAGGTTGGCAGGGGGGTGGAGAAAGCCTCCTTATGGCAAGTGAAGACATTCACAGCTGCCAACCATAATTACTTTGCAGACATCCAAGAACTGAAAGCTACAAAGAAGTGGCTAACGGGTAAAAATATTccagtttataaaaaaaataggAAAGCAAGAGACAAGGCTACTGCAAAGTTCCTCCTAACAGGTCTGAGATGCAGCGAAGAGCAGATTCTCTAAGGGACCCGagcccttttcccccacccccaatcgcTAGAGTATCTTCAAGCATCTCCAACTATCACACCACTATTGTTGTTTCAGTTCACTCTGGGTGACTGTTTGCTTTCAGAGTCCACTTACACGAGCAGAGTTTGCATCCGCTGCTCAGAATGCTTGCAGCGTCTTCAAATGTTGGGCTGAGGACATGTATGCTGGGGCGGTGAGCGTTCGCCTCTTGTGGTCATGTGGGATGGCAAAGGGTTGTTGGAGCTCTCGGTCCCATGCGGTAAGGCTGATTTCAGACATGAGAGATGCTCTAGgaggagaacttttttttttgcaaaatgctgCGCAAACCACAGAACGGAGAAAGCCTTTGGTCATAAAATACTTGTGAGAAAGTGAGTCTTGTATGGAAAGATTCCCCTGAACGCCTACTGTATTCTAcatcttaaaaaaatatattgtggACACTGCAGCCATACAaaagggggaggggccaggagagGGGGATTTACAGTCTCACATGGACACAATGGGGAGGTTAGGACAAGCACAGTCATAGTCCGTAAAACTGATTGGCTCGCTAGGATTATCAGTCATCCTCCTCATCCTCTTCATCTTCTGGATCTTCCTCTCCCTCATCCTCTAGATCTcgttttctcttctctccctgtgGAAGGTCTGCAGGGAGGGAGTAAGAATTAAATTCTATTCGCAGTCTTGCAGAACAGCATTTGATCTCATTCTTCACAGGCTATTTAAGCTACACATCTTGCAGGGGAACAAGTATGAACTAGAATCACAGCAGCTGTTGGATGGAGTCCCACCCACTGTTCCATTTTACGTGGCATCCAAGCAAAAGCCTTGGGCAAGATTTTCAAGTGGTGAGTGCTTTTTGGTGCTCTTGAGATGCTTCAGAGGGCCCAAATTTTAGATACTGTGGGCACCTGAACTCTAATGTCCCCTTTTTTGAGGTgtgaaattgggcacccaaaaacggaggcacctaaaatcaccagtcacttttgagACTCTCAGCCAAGCTTATTCTTGGTGATTTGTCATTCAAGAGTTGTGCCAACCTCCACTTTCCTATAAATACCcttacaaatattttaatcaaCTATACATAAGCCCATCCAGATCCAGTCTTCAACTATCTAGGGAATTTATTTCAAAGTTAGAAAGGAGATGCCCTGTGCTTTGTTGCCTAGAGTGAAGTGAGACCCCAGCTAGAGTCTAAAAGAAACCACAGTTCCTAGAACAAGCAATTTATAAAAATGCTAACACAGCAGAGCTTCCATTAGAGCCTCTCCTCCTTCCAGAGTATTATATTGAATTACACAGAACTGGGATATTTTGCCAATCTACCTGATCAGCTTTTTAGCAACTGACAACCTATTAATACTGACTGACTGTTTTAAATGTCTTGGGATGGTGGTATAATTTAGTTCTAGTGTTAACCAGTTTCTCTTGGGCTGTAGATTCATGCTTGGTCTCAGTTCAAAGCAGTCGTATTTCGTTAAGTGTGCAAAGTTAGGTCAGCCATTTCCCCATAAGTCGCAAAAGGAACAGGGACTCACGGATCTGAGGCTGGAAGCTACAAAACATGGCTTGTTTTATAGAGCTCATTGAGGAAGGAAAATGGATTCTACCTGAGACTGATTTAGTCTGAGTTAGCTGCACTGAATGTTCAGTCAGCAAGTTTACATTAGCACACTCCGATTTCACCACCCAATCGTGGTTTAAAACAACAAGCCCTGCAGTTAAAGATGTACCAGGTCTTTTCCCTTAAATGTGCAAATCAAATGCAAAATCAGTGCAGCATTATGGCTGGAGAAACTATAAGGTAAGGAAACTCAAAAGTTAGTGTTCCTAATGCTACATTGACCGCAACCACACAGGACGTGCAGTTTGGGATTGATGTTTAGTGCAACTAATACATTCCCATGGAACACACAGGATGCACTGAGTAGCAGAGTGGAAGccctaactttgaatttcctgacttggGTGCTTTGTTTCCCAACCTCAATACTTAACATTTTACGTAGCTGTGGGACAGTGTCCTggttcagtgggagcaagacttCCTTGCCATAAAAGAGAAAACTGCCTTGTTCTATTGCTCAGCCCCCAGAAGGAGACAGTGACTGTTCGCATCAGAGTAGTGGATGGTTAATGCTACCTTTGTGAGTGCTGCATCTTAATTAGGAGAATTAGATCTACTCACCCTCCTCACCTTCGTCGTCATCTTCATCctcctcatcctcttcctccttgagttaaaaaaaataaagaatcttTGTTTATACAAGGACCAAGATCCAGTGACTAGAGATCTAATTCCTTTTCCACTCCAATCTTTCATGTATGACTTCAAGAGGACATTGCCCTCTGGCAGCACAGGAACTCAAAATGGCCAAGTAACAAAATCAGCCCCCCTCCCTTGCACCCTGATGCCTGCCCCCCTTCCTCATCCTTCATCTCACAGGGACAGGAACTTGTGGGCACAAAGAAGAGAAATTGTAATGCCGCCTGGAAACACAGCAAGGTGTTTCCCCCTCATACCATCCCCACCTACAGCATTAGGAATCCAGGCATCGCTTCCCAGAGCAGCTGACTACCTAGGAAGCTCTTTTCTTGAATGAGACTAGCCTCAGGCAAGGATACAACATACTTGGCCAGATTACAAGGTTTCTCAGGAGGACTGATTTTCATCCGCAAGGGCACAGATGAAGTATTTACTAACAGGCAGCCCCAAAGGCTCACACTGATGTCAAACCAACAAGAATAGCCTCACCTCATCATCGACTCCATCTTCTTCCTCTTCACCTTCCAGatcatcttcatcctcctcctcgtcATCAATGACTTCCTCATCCAACTCATCTTCCTCATCgtcatcctcttcctcaccttCTACCACAACAAAGGGAGATGAGTGGGTTCCCCACCAATGTGCTCAAAGCAACACACCAGGGACAGGGAACCAGGAAATGCACCCAGACAGCTTTTTGCACAGATGTGCCAACTCAGAAAAAGCAACTAACCCAGAACAGCCCCACTGGCATTAGGTAAAGCCCTATGCACACAGAACAGAGCTATGCATGGGAGGTATGTCAACTGACAAGCCCAGCTATCTTAAATCAAGCTTGGTTTTCCAGTTCATGCCTGGGGGAGATGGGATTACCAAAGCAAGATTAGACTTTGGCAATGAATTCACACCCCTACTGAGGTGGTCAGTGGGGGATGGCTAGTGAAATAGGTGGGAGGCAATTACAGAAAGCCACTCCAAGCCCCCTTTACCTTCTCCGTTCTCATCATATTCATCATCCAGCCCATCACCATCtgcttcagggtctgagtcaGGGGCCTCCTGGTCATCGGCATCAAACCCATCCAagtaggtgagctggggcagaagGGCAAACATGCTCTCCCGGTAGTTGATCAGCATTGTCACCTCACAGTTGAAGAGGTCCAGGCTATGCAGATTCGGCAGTTTCTTCTGCAAAGATTAATTGTTAGGCCATTAGGACACCGTTCTGGTAAACTTGCTATGAGCAAAGGGATGAGGAAGACAATAGGATGTGCCTGGAGCAGGTGGTTTACAACCTGACCTATAGTAAAGTAACTCTTTCATGCATACTATTTTTTGTAATATGTGCCCCTTAGAAAACCTAGGACTGATGTCAGACACCCCCATGGGGGCCAAGCAAGTCATTGCCATGACACACCCAGGTGCCATCTACCTCAAACAACGTCCGACCCCTTAGCAGTCCTTTCCCAGGTGGACACTGAGCACACTACATCCACAGTTTTGCTCATCCAGCCCAATTTCATGTTCCTTTAGCAACTGGCTGCTGGTTTTCCAGACAGAGGAGCCAATTACTATTAGCCCAGCCACATATTTGGCAACTCGTCAGTTCATATTAGAACCATGAAGTGCTGTGGGAACAGTTATCAAGACTGTTTGACTTCAGCTGCACCCACATGACGCCTGAAGGAAACAGCCTCTATCAGTTAGATCCGTGCACGGGGCCTTTTACTCACCAGGGGCTCCAGGGTGTTGATGTCCTTGATCTTGTTGCCACTTAGATTCAAGTGGGTCAGGTTAGGGGTCCTCTCCGCTAGAACTTCAAGGCCACCGGAGATCCGGTTATCGCTCAGCTCCAGCTGCCAGGAAATATTCAGAGGCACTGCTATAGAGGATCTCAACGCTTGACATAGGTGAATAacattcccattttgcagatgggtaaGTCACGGACTCTCTAAGGCCACAAAGTGAGTCACAGCATGGACCAGAACACAGGAATCCAGACTCCCAACCCCcgttctctaaccactagaccttgCTTCCTATAAATTGCAGATGAAGAATCCATTTTAACTTCATTATGTAACCCACAGCAGGCAAACACGagcccctttcctccccctgGATATTTGCTGTTTGGAAAGGGAGGGAAATAAGgaatcagggcaggggattgggcagTTTTCCAGTACAGCTCTGATGCCCTCCCCTCCCTAACACAAACAGCAGAATGATCATGTCAGGAAGGAGCTCTGTTGAGCCCACTCAAGGCCGTATATGGAACACGAGTAACAATCCCTCGAGTTAAGAAGCAGTGCCAAAAAATCCAAGTTAAAAGCAATAATCTGAGGTTTACTCCTCCACTCTCCTACATGCCTGAcgtgggggggaaatcactaaCACTTCAGCTACAAGGGGCATGTTTACACCAGTCAGAGCACAAGGTCAGTGATATGAAATGGCCAAGGATCTTTACAACCTTGGTTACACTAATCCTTTCTTCCAGAAGATTTCACACCGCTGCATCTCCACTGGTGGCAGGGATACTGCAGACAAGACTCCAGGCAGCTGCCTGCATTTCAACCATTGTTTCCCAGAAAATATGGTAGTGCTTAAAATGCCAGCAGCCACCCTGGAGCTCAGTTCACCCTACCACATTCAGCCACTCCAGAGGTGTTTGCAATGGTGGAAATTTTCAGAAAGAAGCTAGCGTAGCCAGCCATTCACAATGAGGTAAGCCCCAAAGGCAGTGTTGCTTCTGGGATCAGAGGGACAGGCATCTGCTAAGAGCACAGCGCTCTCCAGCAAATTGGGGTCACATGCACATAGGGTGATCGCCATCAGACACAGCATCTTCAACCTCTAAAGGGAGGATTGAAGATTATTAAATGGTGAATGGGACTGTACAGTCATTCTGCTTGGTTACTGCTCCCACATCTATTCGATTAACCCCCATATAAACATTATGGGCAGCAAAGCAGCTCCGGAGAGGCTCAGGCCCCTTCCCCCTACTGCTGAGTGGGAGCACCCtcaacaggggtcagcaacaagTTCCCATGCTGGGTTAGCTGCAGGTGTAGAGAGGGACATGCTGAGGACAGCGAGAGTTGAGAAATCATCGTGAAAGCCTGAGACGAAGACGACCCCTGGGCTTCTGAACTGGTGCCGAGCCAGTTATTAGTACCCAGGGACCAGCAACAGAATTTTTCTAGGGTGGTCCATGCATATGGGCTAAAGGGAGATTAATTTCAGCTTCAGGCCTTCCCTGAATATTTCCTTAACATACTTCAATTTGGAAAGGAATTTTTGCTCAGCACTTCAAAGTAGTACGGTATCTGCAGCACCAAAAGAGGCATGATGCCCCTGTgatgggggaggctgagggaagagGCCAAGATCCTCAAAAGTGGTCTCTC
Coding sequences within it:
- the LOC135893963 gene encoding acidic leucine-rich nuclear phosphoprotein 32 family member B isoform X2, with product MEMEKRLTLELRNKKPAEVKELVLDNCRSDDGKIVGLSSDFENLEFLSMINVNLLSVSNLPKLHKLRKLELSDNRISGGLEVLAERTPNLTHLNLSGNKIKDINTLEPLKKLPNLHSLDLFNCEVTMLINYRESMFALLPQLTYLDGFDADDQEAPDSDPEADGDGLDDEYDENGEEGEEEDDDEEDELDEEVIDDEEEDEDDLEGEEEEDGVDDEEEEDEEDEDDDEDLPQGEKRKRDLEDEGEEDPEDEEDEEDD
- the LOC135893963 gene encoding acidic leucine-rich nuclear phosphoprotein 32 family member B isoform X1, with the protein product MEMEKRLTLELRNKKPAEVKELVLDNCRSDDGKIVGLSSDFENLEFLSMINVNLLSVSNLPKLHKLRKLELSDNRISGGLEVLAERTPNLTHLNLSGNKIKDINTLEPLKKLPNLHSLDLFNCEVTMLINYRESMFALLPQLTYLDGFDADDQEAPDSDPEADGDGLDDEYDENGEGEEEDDDEEDELDEEVIDDEEEDEDDLEGEEEEDGVDDEEEEDEEDEDDDEGEEDLPQGEKRKRDLEDEGEEDPEDEEDEEDD
- the LOC135893963 gene encoding acidic leucine-rich nuclear phosphoprotein 32 family member B isoform X4; the protein is MEMEKRLTLELRNKKPAEVKELVLDNCRSDDGKIVGLSSDFENLEFLSMINVNLLSVSNLPKLHKLRKLELSDNRISGGLEVLAERTPNLTHLNLSGNKIKDINTLEPLKKLPNLHSLDLFNCEVTMLINYRESMFALLPQLTYLDGFDADDQEAPDSDPEADGDGLDDEYDENGEEGEEEDDDEEDELDEEVIDDEEEDEDDLEGEEEEDGVDDEEEEDEEDEDDDEGEEDLPQGEKRKRDLEDEGEEDPEDEEDEEDD
- the LOC135893963 gene encoding acidic leucine-rich nuclear phosphoprotein 32 family member B isoform X3, producing MEMEKRLTLELRNKKPAEVKELVLDNCRSDDGKIVGLSSDFENLEFLSMINVNLLSVSNLPKLHKLRKLELSDNRISGGLEVLAERTPNLTHLNLSGNKIKDINTLEPLKKLPNLHSLDLFNCEVTMLINYRESMFALLPQLTYLDGFDADDQEAPDSDPEADGDGLDDEYDENGEGEEEDDDEEDELDEEVIDDEEEDEDDLEGEEEEDGVDDEEEEDEEDEDDDEDLPQGEKRKRDLEDEGEEDPEDEEDEEDD